The following coding sequences lie in one Osmerus mordax isolate fOsmMor3 chromosome 13, fOsmMor3.pri, whole genome shotgun sequence genomic window:
- the galnt18b gene encoding polypeptide N-acetylgalactosaminyltransferase 18 isoform X1, with protein MACTRRTKTLVSTCVILSGMTNIVCLLYVGWVTNYIANVYIKVPMPVPEKKLESDKKGETLRIIERLDRLENVVNQHIQEAPVKGEDGQADRSFGDSSLFAHWGQDLSPDSRRVALKMFQYFGYNGYLSDRLSLDRPIPDLRPDGCRNISYPSNLPQVSIVFIFVNEALSVILRSIHSAMNRTPSHLLKEIILVDDNSNSDELKEKLRDFVDETNSQHPGFIKMVRHSKQEGLIRSRVSGWRAATAPVVALFDAHVEFNIGWAEPVLLRIKEDRTRIISPSFDNIKYDTFEIEEYPLSAQGFDWELWCRYLNPPKSWWHQANNSAPIKTPALIGCFVVDRLYFEEIGLLDEGMEVYGGENVELGVRVWQCGGSVEVLPCARIAHIERAHKPYTEDLTSHVRRNALRVAEVWMDEFKSHVYMAWNIPQEDSGIDIGDISERKALRKRLQCKTFRWYLVNIYPEMRMYTDTVAYGVLKNSLKNDLCLDQGPDTDNVPILYLCHGMTPQNVYYTSTQQLHVGVLSPTIDDDDNKCLVDVNSRPRLIECSYAAAKRMKLHWLFTQGGSIQNRKSKRCLELVASNDNEFGYQLALQKCTGQKWSITNVLPGSSF; from the exons ATGGCTTGCACCAGGAGAACTAAAACTTTGGTGTCTACATGCGTGATCTTGAGTGGCATGACCAACATCGTGTGTCTGCTGTATGTTGGGTGGGTCACTAATTATATCGCGAATGTATACATCAAAGTCCCTATGCCTGTCCCAGAGAAAAAGTTAGAAAGTGACAAGAAAGGAGAAACTCTACGGATCATAGAGAGACTTGATCGACTCGAGAATGTTGTCAACCAGCACATACAAG AGGCCCCGGTGAAGGGCGAGGACGGCCAGGCAGACAGATCTTTCGGGGACTCTTCCCTGTTCGCCCACTGGGGTCAGGATCTGAGTCCGGACAGCCGGAGGGTGGCGCTGAAGATGTTCCAGTACTTCGGCTACAACGGCTACCTCAGCGACCGCCTCTCTCTGGACCGGCCAATCCCAGACCTCAGACCCGATGG GTGTCGGAACATCTCCTACCCTTCCAACCTTCCCCAAGTGAGCATCGTGTTTATATTTGTGAACGAGGCCTTGTCCGTCATCCTGCGCTCCATCCACTCGGCCATGAACAGGACGCCATCCCACCTCCTCAAGGAGATTATCCTGGTGGATGACAACAGCAACAGTG ATGAGCTCAAGGAGAAGCTGCGTGACTTTGTGGACGAGACCAACAGCCAGCACCCGGGCTTCATCAAGATGGTGCGCCACTCCAAACAGGAGGGCCTCATCCGCTCCAGGGTGAGTGGGTGGAGGGCAGCCACTGCTCCCGTCGTAGCCCTCTTCGACGCCCACGTGGAGTTCAACATCGGCTG GGCTGAGCCTGTCCTCCTGAGAATTAAGGAGGACCGAACGCGGATCATCTCTCCGTCGTTCGATAACATCAAGTACGACACTTTTGAGATTGAGGAGTATCCGCTGTCTGCCCAGGGCTTCGACTGGGAGCTGTGGTGTCGCTACCTCAACCCCCCCAAGTCCTGGTGGCACCAGGCCAACAACAGCGCCCCCATCAa GACtcctgctctgattggctgcttcgTGGTGGACCGCCTGTACTTCGAGGAGATTGGTCTACTggatgaggggatggaggtgtACGGGGGAGAGAACGTGGAGCTTGGTGTCAGG GTGTGGCAGTGTGGGGGCAGTGTGGAGGTTCTGCCCTGTGCCCGCATAGCCCATATAGAGCGTGCCCACAAGCCCTACACCGAGGATCTGACATCTCACGTCAGACGCAACGCCCTGAGGGTGGCAGAAGTGTGGATGGACGAGTTCAAGAGCCACGTCTACATGGCCTGGAACATTCctcaggag gactcaGGGATAGACATCGGGGACATCTCAGAGAGGAAGGCGCTGAGGAAGAGGCTGCAGTGTAAGACGTTCCGTTGGTATCTGGTCAACATCTACCCTGAGATGAGGATGTACACGGACACCGTGGCATACGGAGTG CTGAAGAACTCGTTGAAGAATGACCTGTGTCTGGACCAGGGCCCTGACACTGACAACGTCCCCATCCTGTACCTCTGTCATGGGATGACACCTCAG AATGTGTACTACACCAGCACCCAGCAGCTCCACGTCGGAGTCCTCAGCCCCACCATCGACGACGATGACAACAAGTGCCTGGTGGATGTCAACAGCAGACCCCGCCTCATTGAGTGCAGCTACGCGGCCGCCAAGCGCATGAAGCTCCACTGGCTTTTCACTCAG GGAGGCTCCATTCAGAACAGGAAATCGAAGCGATGCCTTGAGCTTGTGGCGAGCAATGACAATGAGTTTGGCTACCAGCTAGCCCTCCAAAAATGCACTGGACAGAAATGGTCCATCACCAACGTACTGCCTGGCAGTTCCTTCTGA
- the galnt18b gene encoding polypeptide N-acetylgalactosaminyltransferase 18 isoform X2: protein MSLRYVEAYKRLEKILKAPYVNLICDGFRRGFVSRNKAPVKGEDGQADRSFGDSSLFAHWGQDLSPDSRRVALKMFQYFGYNGYLSDRLSLDRPIPDLRPDGCRNISYPSNLPQVSIVFIFVNEALSVILRSIHSAMNRTPSHLLKEIILVDDNSNSDELKEKLRDFVDETNSQHPGFIKMVRHSKQEGLIRSRVSGWRAATAPVVALFDAHVEFNIGWAEPVLLRIKEDRTRIISPSFDNIKYDTFEIEEYPLSAQGFDWELWCRYLNPPKSWWHQANNSAPIKTPALIGCFVVDRLYFEEIGLLDEGMEVYGGENVELGVRVWQCGGSVEVLPCARIAHIERAHKPYTEDLTSHVRRNALRVAEVWMDEFKSHVYMAWNIPQEDSGIDIGDISERKALRKRLQCKTFRWYLVNIYPEMRMYTDTVAYGVLKNSLKNDLCLDQGPDTDNVPILYLCHGMTPQNVYYTSTQQLHVGVLSPTIDDDDNKCLVDVNSRPRLIECSYAAAKRMKLHWLFTQGGSIQNRKSKRCLELVASNDNEFGYQLALQKCTGQKWSITNVLPGSSF from the exons ATGTCGTTACGATACGTGGAGGCATACAAAAGGCTTGAAAAG ATTCTGAAGGCCCCATACGTGAACTTGATATGCGACGGCTTTCGACGTGGCTTTGTCTCTCGAAACA AGGCCCCGGTGAAGGGCGAGGACGGCCAGGCAGACAGATCTTTCGGGGACTCTTCCCTGTTCGCCCACTGGGGTCAGGATCTGAGTCCGGACAGCCGGAGGGTGGCGCTGAAGATGTTCCAGTACTTCGGCTACAACGGCTACCTCAGCGACCGCCTCTCTCTGGACCGGCCAATCCCAGACCTCAGACCCGATGG GTGTCGGAACATCTCCTACCCTTCCAACCTTCCCCAAGTGAGCATCGTGTTTATATTTGTGAACGAGGCCTTGTCCGTCATCCTGCGCTCCATCCACTCGGCCATGAACAGGACGCCATCCCACCTCCTCAAGGAGATTATCCTGGTGGATGACAACAGCAACAGTG ATGAGCTCAAGGAGAAGCTGCGTGACTTTGTGGACGAGACCAACAGCCAGCACCCGGGCTTCATCAAGATGGTGCGCCACTCCAAACAGGAGGGCCTCATCCGCTCCAGGGTGAGTGGGTGGAGGGCAGCCACTGCTCCCGTCGTAGCCCTCTTCGACGCCCACGTGGAGTTCAACATCGGCTG GGCTGAGCCTGTCCTCCTGAGAATTAAGGAGGACCGAACGCGGATCATCTCTCCGTCGTTCGATAACATCAAGTACGACACTTTTGAGATTGAGGAGTATCCGCTGTCTGCCCAGGGCTTCGACTGGGAGCTGTGGTGTCGCTACCTCAACCCCCCCAAGTCCTGGTGGCACCAGGCCAACAACAGCGCCCCCATCAa GACtcctgctctgattggctgcttcgTGGTGGACCGCCTGTACTTCGAGGAGATTGGTCTACTggatgaggggatggaggtgtACGGGGGAGAGAACGTGGAGCTTGGTGTCAGG GTGTGGCAGTGTGGGGGCAGTGTGGAGGTTCTGCCCTGTGCCCGCATAGCCCATATAGAGCGTGCCCACAAGCCCTACACCGAGGATCTGACATCTCACGTCAGACGCAACGCCCTGAGGGTGGCAGAAGTGTGGATGGACGAGTTCAAGAGCCACGTCTACATGGCCTGGAACATTCctcaggag gactcaGGGATAGACATCGGGGACATCTCAGAGAGGAAGGCGCTGAGGAAGAGGCTGCAGTGTAAGACGTTCCGTTGGTATCTGGTCAACATCTACCCTGAGATGAGGATGTACACGGACACCGTGGCATACGGAGTG CTGAAGAACTCGTTGAAGAATGACCTGTGTCTGGACCAGGGCCCTGACACTGACAACGTCCCCATCCTGTACCTCTGTCATGGGATGACACCTCAG AATGTGTACTACACCAGCACCCAGCAGCTCCACGTCGGAGTCCTCAGCCCCACCATCGACGACGATGACAACAAGTGCCTGGTGGATGTCAACAGCAGACCCCGCCTCATTGAGTGCAGCTACGCGGCCGCCAAGCGCATGAAGCTCCACTGGCTTTTCACTCAG GGAGGCTCCATTCAGAACAGGAAATCGAAGCGATGCCTTGAGCTTGTGGCGAGCAATGACAATGAGTTTGGCTACCAGCTAGCCCTCCAAAAATGCACTGGACAGAAATGGTCCATCACCAACGTACTGCCTGGCAGTTCCTTCTGA